In Phaseolus vulgaris cultivar G19833 chromosome 10, P. vulgaris v2.0, whole genome shotgun sequence, a single genomic region encodes these proteins:
- the LOC137817209 gene encoding putative acyl-activating enzyme 19: protein MRLYSGLSNRFSWMQGMYPLNGHELLLFKTSVSFIDHLQEFLSSILTACVLVIPPFNELKENLYSIIDFLQAYFVNRLTTVPSLMKTILPGLKTNANMRVENSLKLLVLSGETFPLTLWEMLSTLLPKTSVLNLYGSTETKVSGDCTYFDCKRMPFIFKEERLTSVPIGLPIPNCDVILLSENGASNEGELYVGGPCIFRGYYNESKEMSDAFAKLLPRYSCDDFVNESSPVSPSGKVNYELLVGSTLLTKNVKDKLGNIDCSNLLQLIKKAFHDALMIEKVCDDDDFFTMVKKGSCSLHDSLDSCLQINTDRQDNHISNNCTENYSPLESRMTSKDNDDSSSLSKRLKRGSTDVTSWGDESFPWYSPLLSFSFNRCNKVLHKGKQEVVDMHQKTWSADIPRGNRGHMKDFWKVTWILVLMLHQCLYLKAHNVIFALDLTLINFSA, encoded by the exons ATGAGACTATATTCAg GTCTTTCTAATCGCTTTTCATGGATGCAAGGAATGTATCCACTGAATGGACATGAACTGTTGTTGTTTAAGACATCCGTTAGCTTCATTGATCACTTGCAAGAATTTCTCAGTTCAATTTTGACTGCTTGTGTGTTAGTTATTCCTCCCTTCAACGAGCTAAAAGAAAATTTGTATTCTATAATAGATTTCCTGCAG GCATATTTTGTTAATAGGCTCACAACTGTTCCATCACTAATGAAGACTATTCTTCCTGGATTGAAAACCAATGCTAACATGCGGGTTGAAAATTCCCTGAAATTGCTTGTGCTTAGCGGTGAAACTTTTCCTTTGACCTTGTGGGAGATGCTTTCAACTCTATTACCGAAGACATCAGTCTTGAATTTATATGGAAGCACTGAG ACTAAG GTCTCCGGTGACTGTACATATTTTGATTGCAAGAGAATGCCATTTATTTTTAAGGAAGAAAGGCTAACCAGTGTTCCAATAGGTTTACCCATTCCTAACTGTGATGTGATTCTTCTTAGTGAAAATGGTGCATCAAACGAGGGAGAGCTATACGTTGGTGGTCCTTGCATCTTTAGGGGTTACTACAACGAATCTAAGGAAATGTCTGATGCATTTGCAAAGTTGCTTCCACGTTATAGCTGTGATGATTTTGTCAATG AATCATCTCCCGTGTCTCCTAGTGGTAAGGTTAATTATGAATTGTTGGTTGGCTCAACATTATTGACAAAGAATGTCAAGGATAAACTTGGTAACATCGATTGCAGCAATCTTTTGCAACTTATAAAAAAG GCATTTCATGATGCTTTAATGATTGAAAAGGtttgtgatgatgatgatttcttTACGATGGTG AAAAAAGGATCATGCTCTTTGCATGACAGTCTGGATAGTTGTTTGCAAATAAACACAGACAGACAAGATAACCATATTTCTAATAATTGTACTGAAAATTATAGTCCTCTTGAGTCAAGGATGACTTCCAAAGATAATGATGACAGTTCTTCTCTTTCTAAACGTTTAAAGAGGGGTTCAACAGATGTTACATCATGGGGTGATGAATCATTCCCATGGTATTCCCCACTATTATCATTCTCATTTAACCGATGCAACAAGGTGTTGCATAAAGGGAAGCAGGAAGTAGTTGATATGCACCAAAAAACTTGGTCAGCAGACATTCCAAGAGGCAACAGAGGTCACATGAAAGACTTTTGGAAAGTTACATGGATTCTTGTGTTGATGCTTCACCAATGCTTGTATTTAAAGGCACACAACGTTATATTTGCGTTGGATCTCACTCTCATAAATTTCTCTGCATAA